The Nitrospira tepida genome includes a window with the following:
- a CDS encoding FliO/MopB family protein, producing the protein MELYDSVVRMIAALTVVLSLMAALAWSARRFLGKPLMPGAVPAIRVLATAHLGGRKSILLVSVADQTLIIGATATELVRLGTVHARQAAVRKQIEESVETASLAEADAGVME; encoded by the coding sequence GTGGAACTGTACGATAGCGTGGTTCGCATGATCGCAGCCCTGACGGTGGTCTTGAGCCTGATGGCCGCCTTGGCCTGGAGCGCCCGGCGCTTCTTGGGCAAACCGTTGATGCCGGGAGCGGTCCCCGCCATCCGAGTGCTGGCCACCGCGCATTTGGGCGGCCGCAAGAGCATTCTGCTGGTCTCCGTGGCAGACCAGACGCTGATTATCGGCGCCACCGCCACCGAACTGGTGCGTCTGGGAACGGTGCATGCCCGCCAAGCAGCCGTTCGTAAACAGATAGAAGAGTCTGTCGAAACGGCCTCGCTCGCGGAGGCCGATGCCGGGGTCATGGAATGA
- the fliM gene encoding flagellar motor switch protein FliM has product MADKILSQDEVDALLRGMDAGDVDTTPKEEETGGIRTLDLSAQERMVRGKMPTFEMINDRFCRMQTVSWAAALRRPVEFSMGATDIMKFGEMLKKVPVPASLSLFQLKPLRGHGLVIMGAPLVYALVDNFFGGHGQTHVKTEGRDFTPVQQRVIKTMLERLLTDLEKAWHAVLPAKIHFVRSESNPQFAMVVSIPEIVVSVSFHVDLAGISHKVMVMYPYSMIEPIKEKLSAGFFADQMEEDQSWMNRFREQLLDCPVELTVQLGVTAVPMKDVLQFGVGDVVLLDQSPGDLMTGFVEGVPKLLGAAGVVKGANAYRVVKSISGPVG; this is encoded by the coding sequence ATGGCCGATAAAATTCTGAGCCAGGACGAAGTCGATGCATTGCTCCGCGGCATGGACGCGGGCGACGTCGACACGACGCCGAAGGAAGAAGAGACCGGCGGCATCCGCACGTTGGACCTGTCCGCGCAAGAGCGGATGGTGCGCGGCAAGATGCCGACCTTCGAGATGATCAACGACCGGTTTTGCCGCATGCAGACCGTGTCCTGGGCGGCCGCCCTCCGCCGGCCCGTGGAATTCTCGATGGGCGCCACCGACATCATGAAGTTCGGGGAGATGCTGAAGAAGGTGCCCGTGCCCGCGTCGCTGAGCCTGTTTCAACTCAAGCCGCTGCGGGGCCACGGCTTGGTCATCATGGGCGCGCCGCTCGTCTATGCCCTCGTGGATAATTTTTTCGGCGGGCACGGCCAGACGCACGTGAAGACCGAAGGGCGGGATTTTACGCCGGTCCAGCAGCGCGTGATCAAGACCATGCTGGAACGGCTGCTGACCGACCTCGAAAAGGCATGGCACGCCGTTCTTCCGGCCAAAATCCATTTCGTCCGCTCGGAAAGCAACCCCCAGTTCGCGATGGTCGTGTCGATTCCGGAGATCGTGGTGTCCGTCTCCTTCCATGTCGATCTGGCGGGGATCTCGCACAAGGTCATGGTGATGTATCCCTATTCGATGATCGAGCCGATCAAAGAAAAACTGTCGGCTGGCTTCTTCGCCGATCAGATGGAAGAGGATCAGAGCTGGATGAACCGGTTCAGAGAGCAACTGCTGGATTGTCCGGTGGAACTGACGGTGCAACTGGGCGTCACCGCGGTGCCGATGAAGGACGTGTTGCAGTTCGGAGTGGGCGACGTCGTGCTGTTGGATCAAAGCCCTGGGGACCTGATGACGGGGTTTGTCGAGGGCGTTCCGAAACTGCTCGGCGCGGCGGGCGTGGTCAAGGGAGCCAATGCGTACCGGGTCGTCAAGTCGATCTCGGGACCGGTTGGGTGA
- a CDS encoding flagellar basal body-associated FliL family protein, whose amino-acid sequence MAEVAEEAKAPALAPGLPMKMVIMIAVGMLLLGLGGAALLFHFMKGAGPSAKNEEQASEAPVPAKEGHDIGSKPQTGATAQVGVIYDLDPFIVNLADTPEIHYLKVTVKFELERPDVTEELNKRLPQTRDAILVLLSSKEAAAVRSTQGKLQLREEILQRVNALLPKGGARGVYFTDFIVQ is encoded by the coding sequence ATGGCGGAAGTTGCGGAAGAAGCCAAAGCGCCGGCGCTCGCGCCGGGGCTGCCCATGAAAATGGTCATCATGATCGCGGTGGGCATGTTGCTGCTGGGGCTGGGCGGGGCGGCCTTGCTATTTCACTTCATGAAGGGAGCCGGCCCATCGGCGAAAAACGAGGAGCAGGCCTCGGAGGCCCCGGTCCCAGCCAAGGAAGGGCATGACATCGGCTCGAAGCCGCAAACAGGAGCCACGGCCCAGGTCGGGGTCATCTACGATTTGGATCCCTTCATCGTCAACCTCGCCGATACGCCGGAGATTCACTATCTCAAGGTCACGGTCAAGTTCGAGCTGGAACGACCGGACGTGACCGAAGAGCTGAACAAGCGGCTCCCCCAGACGAGAGACGCGATCCTCGTGTTGCTCTCCAGCAAGGAAGCCGCAGCCGTGCGCAGCACACAGGGGAAACTCCAACTGCGCGAGGAGATTCTGCAACGGGTGAACGCGCTCTTGCCCAAGGGCGGCGCGCGGGGCGTGTATTTCACGGATTTCATCGTGCAGTGA
- the flgE gene encoding flagellar hook protein FlgE gives MGILTSMFTAVSGLSAYGNAMGVIGNNIANVGTIGFKGSRASFADLVSSNLVGGAGTDQVGLGVFLNDLQGDFSQGALTTTGSVLDLAIDGNGFFMVQSAAGQNMFTRNGQFRLDNQGRIVDANNYLLQGYQANSAGVITTAIGNISMSTTNRAPQATTTANLRANLDAAATVPAGAFNVSDPTTYNFSTGLTIYDSLGQSHQLQFYFVKTATANTWNLYSQLNSGAATVGANLVFNSTGALTSGGTQNLSLAIGGGAATPQNVAVDFTRLTQYGANSALLDQTQNGFAAGSLTEFSIDSNGQLLAQYSNGQSQLLAQLVLTRFPNPQGLARLGNNVFSPTAESGTAIQGSPSSNGLGRIISGAIEQSNVDLGEEFVDMIITQRAFQANSRAITTSDEMLQELVNLKR, from the coding sequence ATGGGGATTCTCACGTCGATGTTCACGGCAGTCAGCGGGCTCAGCGCGTACGGCAACGCGATGGGAGTGATCGGGAACAACATCGCCAATGTGGGGACAATCGGGTTTAAGGGCAGCCGGGCCTCGTTCGCGGATCTCGTGTCAAGCAATCTAGTGGGAGGGGCCGGAACGGATCAGGTGGGCCTGGGGGTCTTTCTGAACGACCTCCAGGGGGATTTTTCGCAAGGCGCGTTGACGACGACGGGATCGGTGCTGGATCTCGCCATCGATGGGAACGGGTTCTTCATGGTCCAGAGTGCCGCGGGACAGAATATGTTTACCCGCAACGGTCAGTTCCGCCTCGACAACCAGGGCCGCATCGTCGATGCGAACAACTATCTCTTGCAGGGCTATCAGGCCAACTCGGCCGGTGTGATCACCACCGCGATCGGCAACATCTCGATGAGCACCACCAACCGCGCCCCGCAGGCCACCACGACCGCGAACCTCCGGGCCAACTTGGATGCGGCCGCCACGGTTCCGGCCGGCGCGTTCAATGTCTCCGATCCCACGACCTATAATTTCTCGACCGGGTTGACCATCTATGACTCCCTGGGGCAGTCCCATCAGCTCCAGTTCTATTTTGTGAAAACCGCGACCGCCAACACCTGGAACCTCTACTCTCAGTTGAACAGCGGTGCGGCAACCGTCGGCGCCAATCTTGTGTTCAATTCGACCGGGGCACTCACGTCCGGAGGGACGCAAAACCTGTCTCTCGCGATCGGGGGCGGCGCAGCCACCCCACAGAACGTGGCCGTGGATTTCACCCGCTTGACCCAATATGGCGCCAACTCCGCATTGCTGGACCAGACCCAGAATGGATTCGCCGCGGGCTCGTTGACCGAGTTCTCCATCGATTCCAACGGGCAACTCCTGGCGCAATACAGCAACGGCCAATCCCAACTGCTTGCGCAACTCGTCCTGACCCGCTTCCCGAATCCGCAGGGGCTTGCCCGTCTCGGCAATAACGTGTTCTCCCCGACGGCGGAATCGGGGACGGCGATCCAGGGCTCGCCGAGCAGCAACGGCCTGGGGCGGATCATCTCCGGCGCGATCGAACAGTCCAACGTCGATCTGGGCGAGGAGTTCGTCGACATGATCATCACGCAGCGGGCGTTCCAGGCCAACTCGCGCGCCATCACGACCAGCGACGAGATGCTGCAGGAACTTGTGAACCTGAAGCGGTAA
- a CDS encoding flagellar hook assembly protein FlgD — protein sequence MELSPGIQVVQAALNNSTPAGAPSVGGATAGAASAIAGHAQLGKDDFLKLLVAQLENQDPLNPTNNEQMVAQTAQFSQIEQLTKVVTLLERMVELQEAQASSVAPAAPSTQQA from the coding sequence ATGGAACTTTCGCCGGGCATACAAGTCGTTCAGGCTGCGTTGAACAACTCGACTCCGGCCGGGGCTCCTTCGGTCGGCGGCGCAACGGCCGGGGCGGCGTCCGCCATCGCCGGGCATGCTCAATTGGGGAAGGACGACTTTCTCAAGTTGCTGGTCGCTCAGCTTGAAAACCAAGATCCGTTGAATCCGACCAACAATGAACAGATGGTCGCCCAGACCGCGCAATTCAGCCAGATCGAGCAACTGACCAAGGTCGTGACGCTCTTGGAACGAATGGTGGAACTGCAGGAGGCGCAGGCCTCGTCGGTTGCGCCAGCGGCCCCGAGCACTCAGCAGGCGTGA
- a CDS encoding flagellar hook-length control protein FliK produces the protein MSEISPVPTAAVGSSAESGVRPSLGATEGPSGDGGAFSRMLQDVAGGRPTVPEASGEGSSAGLQPEEAPSDDQPSEESATVHAVVDHLLIEFADVDSGGQADATPVDEKAASAASPVETLLETAPAVGPQVQTAPVQNGDGARTTKEVDPDQAQAISQPATTPGNKPPNLVPAFSTSVGEASLDVRETQMDSGLATGRPRTDGDVMLSPDRQPAVAATPMGTDASLSGPAGPTEPRLMGPQGDLPPAAVAAKGPPSILYGGQQVGGAPISDNQLLFSSPVGLGGDQTEWAMSVKPLGDPASGARTPQDQWSGNGEPAGSGSSFHGDPVQGTALGGQTPSGGQGPETRSAAPVSEPVRPAPQPGTVWDMSAPRTMRLELQSPDGPPLRLHVSLVEQTVYAKVVTDQPEVQDFLLKNQSRLESQLQSHGLEMGQFSVSVDRQGQEPLSYGWEKTWQQSDRRSQGIPSPMEADAAVSAGFEAGEQRRVNLFA, from the coding sequence ATGAGTGAGATCAGTCCTGTCCCGACTGCGGCTGTGGGCTCGTCCGCCGAGAGCGGAGTGCGTCCCTCCCTTGGAGCGACCGAAGGGCCGTCGGGGGATGGCGGAGCATTCTCCCGGATGCTTCAGGATGTGGCCGGCGGCAGACCAACAGTTCCCGAAGCATCCGGCGAAGGCTCTTCGGCCGGTCTTCAACCGGAGGAAGCACCGTCGGACGACCAACCATCGGAGGAGTCGGCGACGGTGCATGCAGTCGTCGATCACCTTCTGATTGAGTTCGCTGACGTGGATTCCGGAGGCCAGGCCGATGCGACGCCGGTGGATGAAAAGGCGGCATCAGCAGCCTCTCCTGTCGAAACGTTGTTAGAGACGGCGCCGGCTGTCGGGCCGCAGGTCCAAACGGCGCCGGTGCAGAATGGCGATGGAGCAAGAACAACGAAGGAAGTGGACCCAGACCAGGCTCAGGCGATTTCGCAGCCGGCGACGACGCCGGGAAACAAGCCTCCGAACCTTGTCCCGGCGTTTTCCACCAGCGTTGGAGAAGCTTCCCTGGATGTTCGCGAGACGCAGATGGACTCCGGACTGGCAACGGGAAGGCCGCGAACGGATGGGGACGTGATGCTTTCCCCGGACCGGCAGCCGGCCGTCGCCGCGACGCCTATGGGAACCGATGCCTCGCTGAGTGGGCCAGCCGGGCCGACGGAGCCACGCTTGATGGGACCGCAAGGAGATCTGCCGCCTGCTGCCGTTGCCGCCAAAGGGCCGCCGTCCATTCTCTACGGCGGGCAGCAGGTAGGAGGGGCGCCCATCAGCGACAACCAGCTGCTGTTTTCAAGCCCAGTCGGTCTGGGAGGCGACCAAACTGAATGGGCGATGTCGGTCAAACCACTCGGTGATCCCGCTTCCGGCGCCAGGACGCCACAGGATCAATGGAGCGGGAACGGAGAGCCTGCCGGTTCAGGCTCGAGTTTTCATGGAGATCCGGTTCAGGGAACTGCGTTGGGCGGCCAGACGCCCTCCGGAGGCCAGGGTCCCGAGACGAGATCGGCTGCTCCTGTCTCGGAGCCGGTTCGTCCGGCGCCACAACCGGGAACTGTCTGGGATATGTCGGCTCCCCGGACCATGAGGTTGGAGCTTCAGTCTCCGGACGGCCCCCCGCTTCGGCTGCACGTCTCGCTGGTCGAGCAGACCGTCTATGCCAAAGTCGTCACGGATCAACCAGAAGTACAGGACTTCCTGCTGAAGAATCAATCGCGCCTGGAATCTCAGCTACAGAGTCACGGATTGGAGATGGGGCAGTTCTCCGTCTCGGTGGATCGACAGGGGCAGGAGCCGTTGTCATATGGATGGGAGAAGACCTGGCAACAGTCGGACCGGCGGAGCCAGGGGATTCCGTCTCCGATGGAAGCGGACGCGGCGGTCTCGGCCGGCTTCGAAGCAGGCGAGCAGCGGCGCGTGAATCTGTTTGCCTAG
- the cheY gene encoding chemotaxis response regulator CheY: MPADPNMKILVVDDMSTMRRITKNFLKQLGFNNVEEAENGQDGLAKLRAESYGFVVSDWNMPVMTGIEMLRAIRADEKLKTLPVLMVTAEAQKDNIVEAAQAGVSNYIVKPFTAETLQDKMNKIFK, encoded by the coding sequence ATGCCAGCCGATCCGAACATGAAGATTCTGGTCGTGGACGACATGTCCACCATGCGCCGCATCACCAAGAACTTTCTGAAGCAACTGGGGTTCAACAACGTCGAAGAGGCGGAGAACGGACAGGACGGCCTCGCCAAGCTCCGCGCCGAGAGCTACGGCTTTGTCGTCTCGGACTGGAACATGCCCGTCATGACCGGCATTGAAATGCTGCGGGCGATCCGGGCGGATGAGAAACTGAAAACGCTTCCCGTTCTGATGGTCACGGCCGAAGCCCAAAAGGACAATATCGTCGAAGCCGCGCAGGCGGGGGTCAGCAATTATATCGTCAAACCCTTCACGGCCGAGACCCTGCAAGACAAGATGAACAAGATCTTCAAGTGA
- a CDS encoding protein phosphatase CheZ — MSDQNRKLYEELGDLARYIEQTMHGFQNLQQPIEAASHQLPQATEHLSDLRKMSEEATHNVMGQTEAIQDNHGRLLTALNGILARLSHAGIGGPLLDDLEAIRQLLNDDEKRLIEIFTALSFQDLLAQRVNKLVTVLTDVEHKLLELLVIFGSQHPNGQQRDQGKTGDMLKWLEASKTTALKQDLVDDVLEQLGFG; from the coding sequence GTGAGCGATCAGAATCGGAAATTGTATGAAGAACTCGGCGACCTGGCCCGTTATATCGAGCAGACGATGCACGGCTTTCAGAACCTGCAACAGCCGATCGAGGCGGCTTCGCACCAGCTCCCCCAGGCGACAGAACACCTGTCGGACCTCCGCAAGATGAGCGAGGAGGCCACCCACAACGTGATGGGGCAAACCGAGGCCATTCAAGACAACCACGGCCGCCTGCTGACAGCCTTGAACGGCATCCTCGCCAGGCTGAGCCACGCCGGCATCGGCGGGCCGCTTCTGGATGACTTGGAGGCCATACGGCAACTGTTGAACGACGACGAGAAGCGGCTGATCGAAATCTTCACCGCCCTGTCGTTTCAGGATCTCCTGGCCCAGCGCGTCAACAAATTGGTGACCGTGCTGACCGATGTCGAACATAAGCTGCTGGAGCTGCTCGTGATCTTCGGCTCGCAACACCCCAATGGCCAACAACGCGACCAGGGTAAGACCGGCGACATGTTGAAGTGGCTGGAGGCCTCGAAGACCACCGCGCTGAAACAGGACCTCGTGGACGACGTGTTGGAGCAGTTGGGATTCGGTTGA
- a CDS encoding STAS domain-containing protein codes for MDANPSQESPPAPVDAPAPAIMRPEGNLTVAEARRFKSEMLEWTAGNRRITVDLRQVERLDSAALQILIAAVQTGRCTVAELPEGIRTKLDQAGCLGLLGR; via the coding sequence ATGGATGCGAATCCGTCCCAGGAATCTCCGCCGGCGCCTGTCGATGCGCCGGCCCCGGCCATCATGCGACCGGAGGGGAACCTGACCGTCGCAGAAGCGCGGCGTTTCAAGAGCGAGATGCTCGAATGGACTGCCGGGAACCGGCGGATCACGGTGGATCTCCGGCAGGTGGAACGGCTCGACAGCGCCGCGCTGCAAATTCTCATCGCCGCGGTTCAGACGGGACGCTGTACGGTGGCGGAGCTTCCCGAGGGCATCCGGACGAAACTCGACCAGGCAGGCTGCCTTGGACTACTTGGCCGCTGA
- a CDS encoding response regulator, with the protein MEQTVFVIDDSPTMRQMVAFTLANAGFQVVEAGNGQEALAKLEASPQPALVVTDLNMPGMDGLSLIRELRKLPAMKFVPILILTTESSADKKAEGRSAGATGWIVKPFNPDQFMKVVQKVLPA; encoded by the coding sequence ATGGAACAGACCGTCTTTGTCATCGACGACTCGCCGACCATGCGCCAGATGGTGGCCTTCACCCTTGCCAATGCCGGCTTCCAGGTGGTCGAGGCGGGCAACGGCCAGGAGGCCTTGGCGAAACTGGAGGCGTCGCCGCAGCCGGCCCTGGTCGTGACCGACTTGAACATGCCGGGCATGGACGGACTGAGCCTGATCCGCGAACTCCGCAAGCTCCCGGCGATGAAATTCGTGCCCATCCTCATCCTGACCACCGAATCGTCCGCGGACAAGAAAGCCGAAGGGCGGTCCGCCGGGGCCACGGGCTGGATCGTCAAACCGTTCAACCCCGACCAATTCATGAAGGTCGTGCAGAAGGTGTTGCCGGCATGA
- a CDS encoding chemotaxis protein CheA, with product MSGELSQFNDAFFEEASEHMTNIEDGLLQLEQRPTDLDLLNTIFRSAHSIKGVAGMLGFSAVAQFTHKMETLLDQLRTNRLGVTPPVADLLLKCTDCLKALIGAAKGGDHPDQRLVAGLEQQLADYAAGKVPSTASADPASVATPPKDTAPVQSGPASSPAGTAHYQFTIGWTPPGNIFQIGLDPIQVIKDLRNLGTVSRLKVDAGRLPDLAAMDPERCYLSWSLVLDTAKTQEVVESVFEFVKEDSILSILDTTPDEPAAIASLPPSPSESPGAHVKPLGEILVESGAVTQEDLHRALSQQKKVGEILVEQQVVTPQQVAQALETQKQAEAAAQAKKADTTTIRVDTAKIDRLINLVGELVITQSMLTDLGKHFSLAKMPLLLERMAQLERNTREIQERVMGIRMLQIGTAFQRFPRLVRDLAQKSGKKIQLVTAGEETELDKSVIESIGDPLTHLIRNSADHGLEPPDERLAAGKPEQGTIKLNAFHEGGNICITVEDDGRGLNRDRILAKAVKQGLVLEGEKLPDDQIWQLIFKPGFSTAEKITDVSGRGVGMDVVKRNIEALGGTVGIKTTPGKGTLFTLKLPLTLAIIDGMTVRVGKELYIIPLVSIVESIQPCPDTIRTIIGQAELINVRGAYHPILRLHQAFHIEPEHTDLLDSILVIVETEGERVAVMVDELVGQQQVVIKSLEKNFRKVQGIAGATILGDGTVGFILDVRGLLDLTRRLEPVAA from the coding sequence ATGAGCGGCGAACTCTCCCAATTCAACGACGCGTTTTTCGAAGAAGCCTCGGAGCACATGACCAACATCGAGGACGGCCTGCTTCAACTGGAGCAGCGCCCGACCGACCTGGACCTGCTCAATACGATCTTCCGCTCGGCCCATTCCATCAAGGGCGTCGCCGGCATGTTGGGCTTCTCGGCGGTCGCGCAATTCACCCATAAGATGGAGACGCTGCTCGATCAGCTCCGCACCAACAGGCTGGGTGTGACTCCGCCGGTGGCCGATCTGCTGCTCAAGTGCACGGATTGCCTCAAGGCGCTCATCGGAGCCGCAAAGGGAGGAGACCATCCGGACCAGAGGCTGGTGGCGGGCCTCGAACAGCAATTGGCCGACTATGCGGCCGGGAAGGTGCCTTCGACAGCCTCTGCCGATCCAGCGTCTGTCGCAACCCCGCCGAAAGACACGGCCCCGGTTCAGTCCGGGCCAGCTTCATCGCCGGCCGGAACAGCGCACTACCAATTCACCATCGGCTGGACGCCGCCGGGCAATATTTTTCAGATCGGCCTCGACCCGATCCAGGTGATCAAGGACCTGCGGAACCTTGGAACGGTGTCTCGTCTCAAGGTCGATGCCGGACGCCTGCCAGACCTCGCCGCGATGGACCCGGAACGTTGTTACCTGTCCTGGTCTCTGGTGTTGGACACGGCCAAGACGCAAGAAGTCGTCGAGTCGGTGTTTGAGTTCGTCAAGGAGGACAGCATCCTCAGCATCCTCGATACGACGCCGGATGAGCCGGCGGCGATCGCTTCCCTGCCGCCTTCGCCGTCCGAGAGCCCAGGCGCGCACGTGAAGCCCTTGGGAGAGATCCTCGTCGAGAGCGGCGCCGTCACGCAGGAGGATTTGCACCGGGCCTTATCGCAGCAGAAGAAAGTCGGCGAGATCCTGGTCGAACAGCAGGTCGTCACACCCCAGCAGGTCGCGCAGGCGCTGGAGACGCAGAAGCAGGCGGAGGCCGCGGCGCAGGCCAAGAAGGCCGACACCACCACGATCCGGGTGGATACGGCCAAGATCGACCGGCTGATCAATCTGGTCGGCGAGCTCGTCATCACCCAATCCATGTTGACCGATCTGGGCAAACATTTTTCTCTGGCCAAGATGCCCCTGCTCCTCGAACGCATGGCGCAGCTCGAGCGGAATACCCGCGAGATCCAGGAGCGCGTCATGGGCATCCGAATGCTGCAGATCGGCACCGCGTTCCAGCGATTCCCCAGGTTGGTCCGGGACCTCGCGCAAAAGAGCGGCAAAAAGATTCAGCTTGTCACCGCCGGCGAGGAAACCGAACTGGACAAGAGCGTCATCGAGAGCATCGGCGACCCCTTGACCCATTTGATCCGCAACTCGGCGGACCACGGCCTGGAGCCTCCCGATGAACGGCTGGCGGCCGGCAAGCCCGAACAGGGCACGATCAAGCTGAACGCCTTCCACGAGGGCGGGAACATCTGCATCACGGTCGAGGACGACGGGCGCGGCCTCAACCGCGATCGCATCCTCGCGAAGGCCGTCAAGCAGGGCTTGGTCCTGGAAGGCGAGAAGCTCCCCGACGACCAAATCTGGCAACTGATCTTCAAACCCGGCTTCTCGACCGCGGAGAAAATCACGGATGTGTCCGGCCGCGGCGTGGGCATGGATGTCGTCAAGCGCAACATCGAGGCGCTGGGCGGCACCGTCGGGATCAAGACGACGCCGGGCAAGGGCACCCTGTTCACGCTGAAACTGCCGCTCACGCTCGCCATCATCGACGGCATGACCGTGCGGGTGGGCAAAGAACTGTACATCATCCCGCTGGTGTCGATCGTCGAGTCGATCCAACCTTGTCCCGACACGATCCGCACGATCATCGGACAGGCCGAGCTGATCAACGTGCGCGGCGCTTACCATCCGATCCTACGACTGCACCAGGCGTTCCATATCGAACCGGAACACACGGATCTACTGGACAGCATCCTGGTGATCGTCGAAACCGAAGGAGAGCGGGTGGCCGTGATGGTGGACGAGTTGGTCGGGCAACAGCAGGTCGTGATCAAGAGCCTGGAGAAGAATTTCCGGAAGGTGCAGGGCATCGCCGGCGCTACGATCCTGGGGGACGGGACGGTCGGCTTCATCCTGGACGTGCGCGGCCTGCTGGACTTGACCAGACGGCTCGAGCCCGTGGCGGCCTAG
- a CDS encoding chemotaxis protein CheW, with protein MDSTLEISKDSHQQIGLATDGSQYLTFQLGEELYGVDILRVQEIKGYTAVTRIPNTPGYIKGVLNLRGTIVPIVDLRSKFNMEETKYTMFTVIVVVVVREKVVGLIVDAVSDVLNIGAQDIQEPPAFGQKIDIGFLSGIGKAGDKLVAILDIDRLLADTELPA; from the coding sequence ATGGATTCCACGCTTGAAATCTCCAAAGACAGCCATCAGCAGATCGGCCTCGCCACGGACGGCAGCCAGTACCTGACGTTTCAACTGGGCGAGGAACTCTACGGAGTGGACATCCTTCGGGTCCAGGAAATCAAGGGCTACACGGCGGTCACCCGCATCCCAAACACCCCTGGATACATCAAGGGAGTCCTGAACCTCCGGGGCACCATCGTGCCGATCGTCGATCTGCGCAGCAAGTTTAATATGGAAGAAACGAAGTACACGATGTTCACGGTCATCGTGGTGGTGGTGGTGCGGGAGAAGGTGGTCGGGTTGATCGTGGACGCCGTGTCCGACGTGTTGAACATCGGCGCGCAGGACATCCAAGAGCCGCCCGCGTTCGGCCAGAAGATCGACATCGGTTTCTTGAGCGGGATCGGCAAGGCGGGAGACAAGCTCGTCGCCATCCTGGACATCGACCGCCTCTTGGCCGACACGGAACTGCCGGCCTGA